GGGGGTGAGAGCAGCCCCGCCAGAAGCTCGCCGATTTTCCGAGTCGTTTCCTCACTGTTGGAAACGAAAATGTAGTCCGCTTTCGTGGCTGGATTGTCTGACATCTGCTTTAAACACAAAGTCATCAAATCACGCCGGAAAACTGTCCATCTTATCCGCGGTCCATCACGATTGTGCGCCCCCTCAGGTGAATTTGTGCTCATAGCCCTTGGGCGGAAGAGCTGTTCGTTTTTTCCCTTTTTCCAACCAGAGCCCTTTCTCCGCAACAAACTCGCCAATGTCCGTGAGTTTAACGGAAAGGGGCTGATCCCTGAGCATGCGTTCCGCCTCGGCAGGCGGGACGGCCAGGATCAGCTCGAAGTCCTCCCCGTCGTAGAGTGCACGATCAAGCGGTTTCTGCTTGCCTTTTTCCAGCTTGACTATTCGGCAGGCAGCTTCCGATATGGGCACGCTATCGGCGTGAACAACGGCCCCACACCCGCTTTCCTGGGTCACCCGCCACAGATCGAGGGCCAGACCATCACTGACGTCAATCCCCGCGTGGACCTCATATGAGCGATACAGGAAAATAGCTTCCCAGACTCGGGGGGTGAAGGTCAGATGTTTGCCCAGTATGGATCCCCCAAAATCGCCCGTGACGATGATGCGGTCTCCCGGCCGGGCCCCGCTCCGGGAGAGCACGCCGCCAGGCGGCGGTAGGCCCAGAGCCGTGACACTGATGACCAAGGGACCATCCCAACTGTTTGTGTCTCCCCCCGCCACTGCGATTTGAAAGTCGCGGGCGAGCGGGAGCAGGCCCTCATAAAGTCGCTTCGCCAGTTCCATTCCGCCCTTTTGCGGCAGAACGAGCCCCACCACGCAAGCCTTCGGAGAAGCCGCCATAGCGGCGAGATCACTGAGGTTGACGGCAAGGGCCTTCCGCCCGATTTGCTCCGGCGAGGTCTGACTGCTGATGAAATCCACCCCGTCCATGAGAACGTCCGTCGTGATGACGCATTGCTGGATGTCAAGGTCGATCACCGCGGCGTCATCCCCGATTCCGACGCGGACGCAGGGATATTTGGGTATCCGTTGACGGAAAAAGTTAATCAGCTCGAATTCCATAAACCGTCACTCAATCCGGAATGCAATCGCACAACGGGCCCGTCGATTTCGCGGATCCTGCGTTTCTACGGTGCGGCAAAAAGCTGCCCTCATCCGGGAGTATTTCGCGTTCGCCGGCCGCCGTCGCGCCTGTTCCATCCTACGGATGACCCATCTTTAGGGACATTCCCGAAACTCCCTTTAGCTTACCGCATGACGTTCCCCTAGCGAAATACCCGCACCGTTGGAGAGCCTGCAGGTCCACCGAAAAAGGACTGGGACAACGGATTCTTTCGCAGGGCCGACTTTCCATCGTTTTCTCGGCGGCCTTAGCGGTACCATTCCCCATTTTGGGTGAAATATCCTCACTTTTCCTCCGCCGATACGGACGCGAACGTCCACGCGGGCTCAGCGCGAACGAGATTAAGCCCGGAGGGACCTCCTTGTCAGGTTGTCGGGTCCACTTTTCAACATTTGGATTGTCTATTGGGTTTCAACGGGCACGACAAGCATGTCCCTCCGAAGCATTTCTCGGAGGGCCCCGCCTGTCAGGTCCGTTTGTCAACATTCGATATTCCATTGACTTCGGCAGGGACTGAAGTCCCGCGCCGAAAGCGGGGCTAAAGCCCCGCACTCCACATCTCGGAGGGACCTGCTTGTTCAGGTCCGCCGTCCGACGTTCGATCATCCGTTCCCGTTCGTCGGGCACGACAAGCGTGCCCCTCCACTCCGAAGGTAGGGGCAATTCATGAATTGCCCCTACAACACATCGCGCCCATGCCATCTCAGCGGTTTTAGCAGAGAGGGGGGATGCATCGGCGCGCCCGACTTGGCTCGGCCGGGCGAGTTGCATACGATTAGATGAACGTCTTCGCTCGGACACATGTTGGAATACGGGCCGAAGGCGTAAAGTATCCGAGTGCAAATTCCGATTTTGTCACTTTTGTGCGAATGCAGAAAACTCGTAGCGGAGGTTGAGATCTTTATGGCAGTGAGTCTGACCCCAGTAGCGGCATCAGAGATTAAACGCATCATTGAAGAGCAGAAACTCGATTCCAATACTGTTCTGCGGATGGCGATCGGCGGGGGCGGATGCTCTGGGTTGCAGTATTCCCTTGGTTTTGATACGGAATACGATCCCAAGCTGGATTTTCGTTACGAATCGAACGGCATTTCCCTGGTTACCCGCAAGAAATACGCTCTTCACCTGGACGGCACAATTATCGATTTTGTGGACAGCCCGATGGGCCGCGGCTTCGTGATCAACAACCCCAATTATCCCCGTGGCGGTGGTTGCCCGGGCTGCGGCGGTCACTGACCGATTTGGGCCCGATCATTTTCCCCACGTCTCCGCCCAAATCGCATGTCACGCCCGGTCAGCTTCGGGGTGGATGAGGCTTTGCTCGGGGAAGATCATTGCTTCGGCGAATTTCCATCGAAAATCGGGGTCCGCCGACAGATCGACATGCTGGACCATCCGGGCAAGCTCTTCGGCATGGCGCCGGGCCTCGGCGGACACGAGCGCAAGTTCGGCCCCAAACAGGGACGTATTGCCGCAGAATCGAATGCGAGCCGTGGGAATGGCTGAGGGAAGCAGGCCCACCCTTTGGGCGTGACGCCGACGAATGTAGTTGCCAAACCCGCCCGCCAAATAGACCGCCTGCACGTCCGAGGCAGACAGCCCTAATCGCCCCAGCAGTATTTCCGTTCCCGCCCGTATTGCCCCGATGGCGAGCTGGAGCTGACGCACGTCCTGCTGTGTGAGGAGAATCGGCTGCCCGGAGGACGTTTCTTCTCCTGGCACCACAAGAAAAGCCGGACGCCCCTCGTGCACAACGATCCGCTCACAAAGCGGTCCGCAACCAAGCGATCCCGCGATCTCAGGGCGGGCGTTGCATCCCGTCAGCCTTCCTTGCGGGTCGATGATGCCGGCGTCGAGAAGGATCGCGAGCAGGTCGAGCAGAGCCGATCCACACATGCCTGTGGGCCGCTGATTTCCAATCACCCGGTAACGCAACTCGCCCCCCTCATCGCGCCATACGTGTTCGATGGCGCCCTGGGTGGCACGCATGCCGGAACTGATCTTGGCCCCTTCAAAGGCTGGACCGGCCGCAGTGGCGGCGGCGTGGAGGTTCTGGCCATCGTAGACGACGATCTCGCCATTGGTCCCCAGATCGACAAGCAGTGCCGGTGTCTCCCCCTCCAGCAGTCCGCTGGTAAGAACGCCAGCCACCGTGTCACCACCCACAAAACCGCCGATGGCCGGAAACACATAGAGGTGACACTCCGGATGCAGCTCCAAGCCGATGTCCCTGGCCTGGCAGGAGACGGATCCCAGAGTAACCGGGGTGAACGGATACCGACCCAAACTGAAAGGATGGAATCCGCACAGAAGATGCTGCATCGTGGTGTTGCCTGCGCAGGCCGCCTGGTAGATTTCATTCCGGGAAATCCCCGCGTCCCGAATAACAGTTTGGGCAAGATCGTTTAAAGCCTGGCAAACCGCGTGCTGAAGTTGTTGCAGCCCGTCGGGTCTTTCACACGCGAACTGAATCCGGGAAATCACATCGTCGCCGAACTGAGTCTGGGGGTTAAGCCGCGCGGCCACCGCAATCGGCGTGGCAGCGTTAACATCCACAAGCGAAGCCACCAGGGTTGTGGTGCCCAAATCAAAGGCCAGACCGAAGTTTCTTTCTCGCGTATCGCCCGGTTCAAATCCCACGATGCTTTTTTCGGCAACCAAAGCGGTGAGCGTGTGTTCTGTGTGAGCGTACCGGGCGAGTTCGGCGATGGCGCTGAACGTGAGAGGCTGCGCGCCGGTCTGGCGATGTATCCTGTCCACAAGCGATCGCGCTTCGGAGGTGTCAAGTCGTGTGATGAGGTGTTTGTAAAATGGTGGCGTCCCCTTGCGCAGGCGGAGTTCTCCCCTCGAAGTGAGGATTTGATGGTGGCCGGTGGCCAGCGCCTCAGGCGGGATGATCACCACCAGCGGGGATGTGACGACAAGCTGACAGGCCAGCCGATGTCCTTCCGCGATCTCTTCCGGACTTAGGTGTCGCAGGTCGGCTTGAGTTGTGGGGGCGGTTCCGTGGACGACGCGAATCCGGCATTTGCCACAATGGCCCTCTCCGCCGCAGGGGAGGTTCAGCGGGACGCCAAGCTGCCGTGCGATTTCGAGAAATGGGGTCCCCGGCGTTACCGACGCGGTTTTATCGAGAGGCTGAATAGCCAGTTCAACGCGCTGTTCTGACATCTGAGATGAAACTCACTCACCTGGAGTCTATTGGATGTGCAAAACTATAGATTATCAGCCCAAAGAGCCACGTGCCAATGGAAGATTCCGCCGACTCAGCCGACCTTTTCCAAAAGACCATGAGATCCCACAGGGACAAAGTGTTGTAGGGGCAATTCATGAATTGCCCCTACCGATAAACCTGCGTCGTGTCCGCGAAATAGGAAACGTCGTTTGGAGGGGCATGCTTGTCGTACCCGTCGTAACGCAATACACGGTCACGCGTTGGAAAGAGGACTGCGTCGGAGGTTGTTCTTTACGCGAACCACGACCAGCTT
This is a stretch of genomic DNA from Thermogutta terrifontis. It encodes these proteins:
- a CDS encoding HesB/IscA family protein, with product MAVSLTPVAASEIKRIIEEQKLDSNTVLRMAIGGGGCSGLQYSLGFDTEYDPKLDFRYESNGISLVTRKKYALHLDGTIIDFVDSPMGRGFVINNPNYPRGGGCPGCGGH
- the thiL gene encoding thiamine-phosphate kinase — encoded protein: MEFELINFFRQRIPKYPCVRVGIGDDAAVIDLDIQQCVITTDVLMDGVDFISSQTSPEQIGRKALAVNLSDLAAMAASPKACVVGLVLPQKGGMELAKRLYEGLLPLARDFQIAVAGGDTNSWDGPLVISVTALGLPPPGGVLSRSGARPGDRIIVTGDFGGSILGKHLTFTPRVWEAIFLYRSYEVHAGIDVSDGLALDLWRVTQESGCGAVVHADSVPISEAACRIVKLEKGKQKPLDRALYDGEDFELILAVPPAEAERMLRDQPLSVKLTDIGEFVAEKGLWLEKGKKRTALPPKGYEHKFT
- a CDS encoding ASKHA domain-containing protein; its protein translation is MSEQRVELAIQPLDKTASVTPGTPFLEIARQLGVPLNLPCGGEGHCGKCRIRVVHGTAPTTQADLRHLSPEEIAEGHRLACQLVVTSPLVVIIPPEALATGHHQILTSRGELRLRKGTPPFYKHLITRLDTSEARSLVDRIHRQTGAQPLTFSAIAELARYAHTEHTLTALVAEKSIVGFEPGDTRERNFGLAFDLGTTTLVASLVDVNAATPIAVAARLNPQTQFGDDVISRIQFACERPDGLQQLQHAVCQALNDLAQTVIRDAGISRNEIYQAACAGNTTMQHLLCGFHPFSLGRYPFTPVTLGSVSCQARDIGLELHPECHLYVFPAIGGFVGGDTVAGVLTSGLLEGETPALLVDLGTNGEIVVYDGQNLHAAATAAGPAFEGAKISSGMRATQGAIEHVWRDEGGELRYRVIGNQRPTGMCGSALLDLLAILLDAGIIDPQGRLTGCNARPEIAGSLGCGPLCERIVVHEGRPAFLVVPGEETSSGQPILLTQQDVRQLQLAIGAIRAGTEILLGRLGLSASDVQAVYLAGGFGNYIRRRHAQRVGLLPSAIPTARIRFCGNTSLFGAELALVSAEARRHAEELARMVQHVDLSADPDFRWKFAEAMIFPEQSLIHPEADRA